The Raphanus sativus cultivar WK10039 chromosome 2, ASM80110v3, whole genome shotgun sequence DNA segment AGCAGAGTAATTTCTCTTTTAAACATGTCCCTAGGAACTTTGTACACCATGTTGATCAATTAGCAAAGAGGGCTAAATCATGTAAACAACATTATGTAATATCATGGCCCTACACTTGAACCACTGTAATTTGCTtcaaagataataaaattaaaatgttgacaaaaaaaacaaaatactccTAGATTTATCCACAGCCCAAACATAACCGAGGCTAAACCAAGTCTAGACCAGAAGAGTTATAAACCGAGTGATAGATCTACAAAGTAACTAAGATGAAAACAGTACACCATAATAAAAAGGTACCTTGACAAAGCTTATATTGTACAAAATGATAGAAAGATTGGACTCTTGTGTTTGTTACTAAGTACAAAAGCTAAAGCAAGAGAACATCAATGAAGGTACATTGCCTGTTCTTCTGATCTGTTCagcttgtttctctgttttagCTGCTTGACGATTCTTCTTCGCTTCAGCTGCTGCTCGCTTCTCCTCTGCTTTCCTCTCTACCGCAGCTAGTTTGTTCATCCACCTGTCTTGCGCTCAGTCCCTTTATCCTCTCAACTTCCACCTGCAATGTCAAGAATCACACCATCAGTTACACAAGACTTATAAACAGAGTCTATGTTTATACATGATCAACGTTGACTATGTTTCTTGAGGCTTTCATGCTTACTTACCTCTGTTTTCCTCATCTCAGCTTCTGATTTCGCCTTTTGATGATTCTCTCATTCTTGTATCTTCATCTCGGCTGAGATTAACTTCAGTTGCTGATGCTACAATGGAGTTTTCAACCGTCAGAACAGGTTTGACATATGCGTCAACTTCCCAGCTGACCAACTTCTCCCCTGTCTCCTTTCTCACTTGGCTTACATCTATTCGCTTTGTATCAGGCTCTTCACTGAAAATAAAAGGTACAATGAGTAGAAAGATTAGAAAGAGATCAATCACCAATACTTATATACTATAGTgtatgttattatatattgagatactttttaaaattatatagtattttCCTAGTAACTACACTCCCGATATATTCTCTTTTGACTTGGGATGCAAAAAACGTGTTGGCAAAGTAAACTTCACCTCCAAGAGAAATCGACTTGCAATcaattaaaatgttatataatatatatatatgctggGCCAGATTTTTATCCGGATGATTCATCAATTCATCGTCTATAATCTTCAAAATGCCTAGAAGAAGACACGAAggtgaaattatatatttgtgtttataTCTGTGTCTACGAGATGCTTTTAATGAAGTTAATCTGATtgatttgtttgtgttttttcttgTGCAGAaagatcctcctcctcctcctcttcttcctctagaTCTAGCTCGTCTAATCGAACTAGTAAATTCCTAGAATTCCTTTTGTTTTGGATGTATCTCTCTTGCGTTGCAAGAGAATTactggtttagggtttagtaaaTCCCTTAATTCCTTctgttttttctatttttggtttTCAATGTGTATTATGAAATGTCTTGTTTCTTATCTGTGTAGAAAGCTCTCCATCTCCCTCTCGCTCATCATCTTCAAGCAGCCGCTCtactagtagtagtagtagcagTGGTAAATTTCATTCTCGTCAATAGATCTCATTGAGAGAGTAAATAATTGTGATTATTGTAAGtgataaaattgataaaatatctaaactaaaagaactatatatttataatttaattctaGCAATCAAGTTTCTATAATATGATCAAATGTTTACAAAGGACGTCACACTACAATTAATGAGACGTGCAAGTACATTCAGATATTTGCAAGTATTTTTTTATAGCTTTTGTAGGGTTTTATATTAGCTTAAtctaatgaatttttttttaatgtgcaGGCAGATCTTCTCCTCGCCCTCGATCAACAGCTTCACAAAGCCCGTCTTTTCACACCGGTAACTAAATTTTCAGTTTGGGGTTGTATTTCTCGTTGGAGATAAATAGTTTATAAGTACTACTTCTAAGAATCTCTCTTTAGGCAAATGATTTGTTTACACCTTTCATTGTGAAATTTAtaacgtttttttctttttcttttgtcatcaaGTAACGTTTTTTTCTTGATTGTCCAGAAAAATCTTCTCCACGTCCTTCAAACCACAGTTCACCTCCCAAGACTGgtaaattatatgatttaattgttttcttataatttttttctcttattgttttagttttattatgtaGTATATGATTTcgttttttccttttcttgatTCCAGTCCAGCATGTTTTCATCTTCTAAGTTAATAAACTTTGCAATTTTTTTAGTGTGAGAATATTTGTAACGTTTTTTGGTTACTTCTTGCTCAGAAAGATCTACCCCACGCACTGCAAGCTACACTCCATCTCCTCAGACTGGTAATATTTCCTAGTATTTAGCCATATCTCTCGAAAATTATTTGAGATTAGTTGTGAGGGATTATCTATTCGGTTTATCAGTTATTGTTTAATGAACTTTATAGGTTTCTTTTAGTTCTTGTTATGTTATGCGTTTTTCTTTGTGGATTTCAGCTCGTCATGAGTACAACCACTCGAGCGGAAGTACTACTAACGATACTAGTAGTAGTGATGATGGTCATGACTTCTTCCATGACTTCTGGAGACGTAGTGGTAGTAGTGATGATGACGAAGGTATGCGTTTTAACTATCCTTTTGGTAgttgattttaataatttcattttagATAACGGTTTGGTTACGTTCTCTTTGCTTATGGGAcgtcattttaaaaaaaaaaaatcttttcgAATTAGGGATGTCTTCTGGTTTCATAGACACAATCAAGGATGCTATAAAAAGCTACCGAACCTCCAAGGAAGAGGACCCTGTAGCAGCAGCCGAAGTTGCAAGTAGCAGGGGTTCTATTGCATGTGTCACTCAAGCAAAAGCTTTCCAAGATGTAAGTTTGTTATAATAGTTTTGCATTTTAACTTCATATTTGCATTACGTTTGGTTTGGttgtttaaaaggaaaaaaaaaactacacttGCTTTGACTTGGGAATACAATTGTATGTATATTTGTTTCGTTCTTCCATTTTCTGTTAATGTTGAATCCTAATATATATCCAAAGCTTAACTTTGTGTTTTTGTGTGTAGTGCCTGGACGAGAATGAAACAGACATCAGTAAATGTCAGTTCTTGATGGAGATGTGGAGCAAGTGCAAGAAGAGTTCCAAGCCAACCACCTAATTAAACCATTAGTTCTTATTTGCAAGTTACCAAACAGTTCTTGAAATTTGTGATTTCTTCGTTTCTCTCATGATCTTTATCCTTGCTGTAAAGATTCAGAATCTTGCCTTTCTCTATATTTCATGTTTGGGTTTGATGTCAACAAAGAGAATAAACATCAAGGgtttaaaaactatttaacaaatataaaggtcaattaagaataaatataaagtttgaGTAGTCCAATGCAATTTAGCCGAAATCCTCCACTTCACTTAAAAATCTCTCAAGTcgtgaaccaaaaaaaaaaaacctctcaAATCCCCGCCGTAGATGATTCTCCGGCGATTACACCGGCAACTTCCGCCGGCGATTTCGACTGCTCGGAGTTTCCGATCAGACGCGGCGCTCGAAGCCATATCCAACGCGCTTGAAGAGAAAGTACCGAACTTGGTACTGTACAATTACCCTTCCTTCTCCGGCGCTTTCTCAGCTCTCTTCGCTCATCTCTACCACTCTCGTCTCCGTACACCCTCTCTCATCTTGCCCTTCTCTTCCGTCGTGCCCTTTAGCGTTGAAGATCTCTGCTTGGAGGGGTTCGAGAGGTGTTACCTCCTCGATTTCGTTGCTCCTAAAGACTTTACTACCACAGATTGCGAGTATGTTTCAGATGTTTTACAGACATTTTGTGTTTAAATCTAAGATCTTTAGGGTTTAACTCTATTTTATTTGTGGAGGGTTTTAGGATCATATGTTTTGATCATCGAAAGTCGGCAGCTTCAAAGCTTGGCTCCGTTGAGAAGAGGTTTAAGGTTAATGTTGATGTTGACAAGAGTAGCTCGAAGGCTGTGTATGAATATTTCTCAAGTAAACTCGCATCTTCCGAGGTTAGTAAGGATAATGTTAATGATTTAGTAATGACTCTGTTTTGATTGGTGTCTAATCTGAACAGTACTATGTGCTTTAGGGGGAATCTCTCAGTTTGTTAGATGATGAAGACAGAACTAGAGTTGAATCAGTTCTTGATTACATTGAAGATATCGATCTTAGACGATGGAGATTACCAGACATCAAGGCTTTCAGTTTCGGACTAATGGAATGGCGGTCCAAGGTTAACTGCATCACGAATCCGTACATGTATGAACAGGTTCGTTGCTTTGTTCCGTTCACTGTTGTTGTATCATTTCCTCATTGAATCATTTTCATGTCTCTGTGTTGTAGCTGTTGAGGATGAGCTCAGAGGACCTCATTGCTAGTGGGAACTCAAATTTTTCGTCTCGGCTTGTTGATGCAAAGAGAGTGATGAAGAAGAATAAAGCTTTCAAGATCAGATTGGGAAGAGGGTTTTATGGAGAATGCCTGGTAACCTTTGCATCGAACTCCTctttgtttcagaaaaaaaaaagtcattgGTTGTGTTGAACTAtagatttgttttgtttttatgttatagGGAATGCGTGCAGATGGTAACCATGAACTAAGCGATGAGCTAGGCAAGCTACTTAGTCTACAAAGTGCTGCAGCTGGTTTGaggtaaatttaatttttccttATGAAGAATTGTGGATAGTGAAGTTAGTAAACATCTCTTTGAAAGCAGGCCAATAGGAGCTGTTACATTCATGCAACGGAATAATCTCAAAATGTGCTTGAGAAGTACTGACGATACAACTGATACATCTGAAGTTGCTaaggtttgttttgtttcagaACCTGACTTTAACTTCTTTTAGGTTTAGTGATCGGTTAGACTTGTATATGTTTTCaatgttttttgaaaaaggctTATGGTGGAGGTGGAACTTGTTGTTCAAGCTCGTTCATCATAAGAATGGATGAATATAATGAATGGACTGCCAAGAATCCAAGGTGAGAGAACACATTCTCCTAGGCGAGACCAATCTCAGAGCTTATGTCTCTGACATTTTAGCGCAAAGGCTGATCAAGTTATGAAAagttgaagaaggagaagaacatTTATAGAATTTTGAAATTCCACAGTTATTGActtatagatttttaaaatcttaaatctactgttataattcaaatattttgttattcaaaaaatttagTTGCTATTGATTTTGTAATTCTGATAGAATTTCTTGTTACTTTGATGTAAATTTTCTATACTTTTATTAATAAGATTAGATTTGGAAACTATATGTTTTCTCACAAGAGTTTTGAAAATCGTGTAATAAAAATGTACACCTATCACTCTTCTCTTCTCATCTTTCATTAAACCATCAAtgtgataattattttgtatatatgaggttgtttttcttcttctacctttGTTGGTTTTTGAATGTGTTTTAGATATACAGAATAAAGAAGATGATGTTGGTGAGGTTTTTGTGCTGTGTGATGAAGATGATGTTATATATAACCttagaagattttttttgaaaatgattcATTCAATATTTGTTAAATCTATTTGGCTTTCAAAAATTTACCAacttaaaaaattatcaaaactccACACAAAATTGGTCCCAGTAACCTCCATAAGTATATGATATTTGgcaataataattattttgttttcaaggTTTTTATCACATGGATTTTGAAAACTCATGGATACATAAGTTGAATCTTatgagtaaaaatatataaaattaaactttcaaTAGGTGCTATTCAATCATGTATTTAATAGAGTTTAAATCTAACCGCAATATATTGTTATTCGAATGATGAttttaaactctattttaaaatctattgttatttaATGAATGATTTAAGTTCAGTttttaaatctagtattattcaaatttcaaagattttaatttttggaaTTTTCAATTGATTTCAAATAGTCTCTTACATAGTTTTATGAATAACATGTGAATTCAATACTATAGAGATTTTAGAATTCTTCAACTTAAactatcttaatatttttaaatttgatgaattacaaaacattaataactggttgaatttaaataataactaaTTGAATAATTCTATTagttagaattagagaatcaacaataactaaactttttgaataacaatggattttaaaaattcttatatCAGTAACAACTGATTAATTCTATTAAGATTTTTGAAATTCATGGACCAAGAACAATGTAATTTCAAAATTGATGAAAATTCACTTGTCAATACTCCGCTTATGGTGGAGGTGGCACTTGTTCAAGCTCGTTCATCATAAGAATGGATGAATATATAATGAATAGACTGCTAAGAATCCAACATGAGAGAGCAAACATTCCTCAGCGAGACCAATCTCAAATCTCATGTCTCTGACTTTTTCCTGCAAAGAGCTTATCAAGTTATAAATAGCTGAAAATGGAGAGAAGAATTCCTAAACCGGTTTTACTCGGTTGGGTAACCTGAACCGACCTTGCATTTTCGTTGAGTTTTTGGTATGAGTAAGTTATGTACAGGTTTTGTTCGGTTAGCCTAAAACAACCTTGAATTTTGGTTCAGTTTTTGGTATGattatggttttgttttgtcCTTTTTCAACTACTCGAATATATCAAATGACATCGTTTCATAAAGATCTATATAGGTTTTGTTTAGGGAGTGTTATTAGTTGATGTATTTTAATAGAGTTTAAATCTAAACACaatctactgttattcaaatgatgattttaaattttattttaaaatctagtgctattaaatgaataatttgaattcagtttttaaaatatagtgttATTCAACTTTTAaggattttaaaattctttatatttttaattgatttcaAATCATCTCTTTTGGAGTCTCATGAATAAATGAGTGAATTCAAAATCGAAAGTATATTGcagatattttagaattattaaacttaaaattttaaaatatatggattGCAAACCACTGATCGAATAACACCACCTTAGTTAAGGGTAGGCAAGTAGCCTAAACCGGGAGGTCTGGCATTTCGGTTCAGTTTTTGGTTATGATTATGCTTTTGATATGTCGAAAACGGTGTCGTTTCGTAAAGCTTCGCGTACATTTTGGTAGCCGAGCATTTTTATCATCGTCGACGTCGAGAAGCATCACCGCCTAGaaccttctctctttctctataaaaaaaaaattaaacttttcgTACCTttcaaaaaccctaaacccttccATAATCCGACTAAGACGTGTATTCATTCATCGTAAGTGATCTTATCGCATCGTGACCTTCAAAAACCATGGCTACTGCTGCTCTCCTCCGCTCGATTCGACGCCGCGAAGTCGCTTCCACTCCTTTCTCAGCTTTCAAATGCGTAAGTCCTCATGCGATCATCACGGATCTGTAGACGAAATTGGTAGCTCGAGTGAACTAACTATGTGATCTGAACTTTCACGTATAGCGATCTTTCCTTATCCGATCAAATTTTGGTTTGCAGCTTTCAACCAGCGGGAAAACATCATCGAACGGCTCTTATCTTGGTCAGAACTGGAGAAGCTTTTCAAGAGCATTTCGGTATTGCTTCATCTCTCCATCTATATGCTGCTAACACCAAGATCTCGCTGTGTTTCTTCCTCTGAAGTTTCCTTTTCTTCTATTTGATTTCAGCTCGAAGCCTGCTGGAAATGACGTCATCGGTATCGACTTGGGTACAACTAACTCCTGTGTTGCAGTCATGGAGGGGAAGGTGAGACTGTTTATTACTGTAGATTGTATTACGGTTATATGTGGTTTAAACCGGTTAAGACCTTTGTATCTATAGTTACTGAAGAGTGTTGGTTACGTTGTACGTTGTAACTGAATCATAATGAATGAACAGattatcatctttttttttgtttttgcagaaTCCGAAAGTCATTGAGAACGCTGAAGGTGCTCGAACCACACCATCAGTTGTAGCTTTCAACCCGAAAGGAGAGCTTCTCGTTGGCACACCAGCCAAGCGCCAAGCTGTGACCAACCCGACGAACACACTCTTCGGAACCAAACGTTTGATCGGGAGGAAGTTCGACGACCCGCAGACGCAGAAGGAGATGAAGATGGTGCCTTACAAGATCGTGCGTGCGCCTAACGGCGACGCGTGGGTTGAAGCCAACGGTCAGCAGTATTCTCCTAGTCAGGTTGGAGCGTTTGTGTTGACGAAGATGAAAGAGACGGCTGAGGCTTACTTGGGGAAGTCTGTTAAGAAAGCTGTTGTAACGGTTCCGGCTTATTTCAATGATGCTCAGAGGCAGGCTACTAAAGATGCTGGTAGGATCGCTGGTTTGGATGTGGAGAGGATTATTAATGAACCGACGGCTGCTGCGCTTTCGTATGGTATGACTAATAAGGAGGGTTTGATTGCTGTGTTTGATCTTGGTGGTGGGACGTTTGATGTCTCTGTTTTGGAGATTTCTAATGGTGTTTTCGAGGTAAgtggtttttgtttttcaggTTTTGTTTGAGGATTTGTTCTTGTTAtttaacttgatttttttttttcaggtgaaAGCCACCAATGGTGATACCTTCTTGGGAGGAGAGGATTTTGATAATGCTTTGCTAGACTTCTTGGTGAATGAGTTCAAGACCAGTGAGGGAATAGACCTGGCAAAGGACAGACTTGCTCTGCAGAGGCTTCGAGAAGCTGCTGAGAAGGCGAAGATTGAACTGTCATCAACTTCTCAAACTGAGATTAATCTGCCGTTTATCACAGCTGATGCATCTGGAGCGAAGCATTTTAACATCACCCTGACAAGGTCGAGGTTTGAGACTCTGGTGAATCACTTGATTGAGAGGACCCGTGATCCTTGCAAGAACTGCCTCAAGGATGCTGGTATAAGTGCTAAGGAGGTTGATGAGGTTCTTCTTGTTGGAGGAATGACTCGTGTCCCCAAGGTGCAAAATGTGGTTGCGGAGATCTTTGGGAAGACTCCTAGTAAAGGTGTCAACCCTGATGAGGCTGTTGCTATGGGAGCTGCGCTTCAAGGTGGTATCCTTCGTGGTGACGTCAAAGAGTTGCTGCTTCTAGATGTCACACCTCTGTCGCTCGGTATTGAAACACTTGGTGGTGTCTTTACAAGATTGATTGGCCGAAACACAACCATCCCCACGAAGAAGAGTCAGGTATCTGTCCTTTTGATTGAAAATCATCGAATAACTAGGGAAGTGAAGCTCTGGTTATCGCAAAACAGTAGGGCTAACTAGGGTAGTATGAGAGAGTTAGTTAAGATCTATAGTGTTACTTATCAAGACATGTTATGAGTTGCTCCTCTTATAAGTTAAGGGGTCAAAGCACAATCCTGTGATATGATAGAGGATTGATATAATAGTTGATAATCCCAATCATAGAACTTCGTACTAATGTGTTGAGTCTTTGTTTTGAAGGTGTTCTCAACTGCAGCAGACAATCAGACGCAAGTCGGGATTAGAGTGCTTCAAGGTGAGCGTGAAATGGCATCAGACAACAAGCTGTTGGGAGAATTCGATCTAGTGGGCATTCCACCATCACCAAGAGGCATCCCTCAGATCGAAGTAACATTCGACATCGATGCAAATGGCATT contains these protein-coding regions:
- the LOC108842677 gene encoding heat shock 70 kDa protein 10, mitochondrial, which encodes MATAALLRSIRRREVASTPFSAFKCLSTSGKTSSNGSYLGQNWRSFSRAFRSKPAGNDVIGIDLGTTNSCVAVMEGKNPKVIENAEGARTTPSVVAFNPKGELLVGTPAKRQAVTNPTNTLFGTKRLIGRKFDDPQTQKEMKMVPYKIVRAPNGDAWVEANGQQYSPSQVGAFVLTKMKETAEAYLGKSVKKAVVTVPAYFNDAQRQATKDAGRIAGLDVERIINEPTAAALSYGMTNKEGLIAVFDLGGGTFDVSVLEISNGVFEVKATNGDTFLGGEDFDNALLDFLVNEFKTSEGIDLAKDRLALQRLREAAEKAKIELSSTSQTEINLPFITADASGAKHFNITLTRSRFETLVNHLIERTRDPCKNCLKDAGISAKEVDEVLLVGGMTRVPKVQNVVAEIFGKTPSKGVNPDEAVAMGAALQGGILRGDVKELLLLDVTPLSLGIETLGGVFTRLIGRNTTIPTKKSQVFSTAADNQTQVGIRVLQGEREMASDNKLLGEFDLVGIPPSPRGIPQIEVTFDIDANGIVTVSAKDKTTGKEQQITIRSSGGLSEDDIQKMVRDAELHAQKDKERKDLIDTKNTADTTIYSIEKSLGEYREKIPSEVAKEIEDAVADLRSASSGEDVNEIKAKIDAANKAVSKIGEHMSGGGGSAPGGGSGTQGGSEQTPEADYEEVKK
- the LOC108840012 gene encoding uncharacterized protein LOC108840012, encoding MILRRLHRQLPPAISTARSFRSDAALEAISNALEEKVPNLVLYNYPSFSGAFSALFAHLYHSRLRTPSLILPFSSVVPFSVEDLCLEGFERCYLLDFVAPKDFTTTDCEIICFDHRKSAASKLGSVEKRFKVNVDVDKSSSKAVYEYFSSKLASSEGESLSLLDDEDRTRVESVLDYIEDIDLRRWRLPDIKAFSFGLMEWRSKVNCITNPYMYEQLLRMSSEDLIASGNSNFSSRLVDAKRVMKKNKAFKIRLGRGFYGECLGMRADGNHELSDELGKLLSLQSAAAGLRPIGAVTFMQRNNLKMCLRSTDDTTDTSEVAKAYGGGGTCCSSSFIIRMDEYNEWTAKNPR
- the LOC108841225 gene encoding uncharacterized protein LOC108841225; amino-acid sequence: MPRRRHEERSSSSSSSSSRSSSSNRTKSSPSPSRSSSSSSRSTSSSSSSGRSSPRPRSTASQSPSFHTEKSSPRPSNHSSPPKTERSTPRTASYTPSPQTARHEYNHSSGSTTNDTSSSDDGHDFFHDFWRRSGSSDDDEGMSSGFIDTIKDAIKSYRTSKEEDPVAAAEVASSRGSIACVTQAKAFQDCLDENETDISKCQFLMEMWSKCKKSSKPTT